In Pungitius pungitius chromosome 2, fPunPun2.1, whole genome shotgun sequence, a single window of DNA contains:
- the clp1 gene encoding polyribonucleotide 5'-hydroxyl-kinase Clp1, producing the protein MATEGVETTSEEVPVPGKVSTRFDLEKETELRFEVEAGEAVEQVELELLTGMAEVFGSELNRNKKYTFGPGAKIAVFTWQGCSVNLYGKPEVAYVSKDTPMLLYLNTHAALEQMRKQAERDNERGPRVMVVGPTDVGKSTVCRLLLSYAVRVGRRPTLVELDVGQSGVSVPGTVSALCIERPADVEEGFSVQAPLVYHFGSTTPGTNIKLYNKLTSCLAEVFSQRCEVNRKASVGGCIINTCGWVKGSGYQALVHCASAFEVDVVLVLDHERLYNELKRDLPHFVRVVLLPKSGGVVERSKECRRDTRDEKIREYFYGFRGVTFYPFSYEVRFSDVRIYKIGAPSIPDSCLPLGMSQDDTQLKLVPVTPGRDLTYHVLSVSSAEDGEEGARKGIVESPVCGFIVVTNVDTQTQVMKVLSPAPRPLPRHTLLIMDIRFMDMK; encoded by the exons ATGGCAACAGAGGGTGTGGAAACGACCAGTGAAGAGGTTCCAGTTCCTGGGAAGGTCAGCACCAGGTTTGACCTGGAGAAGGAGACTGAACTTAGGTTTGAGGTGGAGGCAGGGGAGGCAGTAgagcaggtggagctggagctccTTACAGGCATGGCTGAGGTGTTTGGCTCAGAGCTGAACCGCAACAAGAAGTACACATTTGGACCAGGCGCCAAGATTGCAGTTTTCACCTGGCAAGGCTGCAGCGTCAATCTTTATGGAAAGCCAGAG GTGGCTTATGTTTCAAAAGATACTCCTATGCTGCTTTACCTGAACACACATGCTGCCTTGGAACAGATGAGAAAACAAGCAGAGAGGGACAACGAGAGGGGGCCGAGG GTGATGGTGGTTGGACCTACAGATGTGGGAAAGTCAACAGTGTGCCGTCTGCTACTAAGCTATGCTGTAAGGGTCGGCCGGAGGCCAACATTGGTGGAACTGGATGTTGGACAGAGTGGG GTGTCTGTACCTGGTACAGTATCGGCACTGTGCATTGAGCGCCCGGCAGATGTAGAGGAGGGTTTTTCAGTACAGGCTCCTTTGGTGTACCACTTTGGCTCTACCACCCCTGGAACCAATATCAAACTTTATAATAAG CTAACGTCGTGCTTAGCTGAGGTGTTTTCCCAGCGCTGTGAGGTGAACAGGAAAGCTAGCGTGGGTGGCTGCATCATCAACACCTGTGGCTGGGTGAAGGGCTCTGGATACCAGGCTCTTGTCCACTGTGCCTCTGCCTTCGAGGTGGACGTGGTGCTGGTGCTGGACCATGAGAGGCTCTACAATGAACTCAAACGAGACCTCCCTCACTTTGTGCGGGTTGTTCTCCTACCCAAGTCCGGAGGAGTGGTCGAGCGCTCCAAGGAGTGCAGGCGGGACACTCGGGATGAGAAGATCCGCGAGTATTTCTACGGCTTCCGTGGAGTGACCTTCTACCCCTTCTCCTACGAAGTGCGTTTCTCAGATGTCCGCATCTACAAAATCGGAGCGCCATCCATCCCGGACTCTTGCTTGCCGCTGGGAATGTCTCAGGATGACACGCAGCTGAAGCTTGTGCCTGTGACACCGGGGAGAGACCTCACGTATCATGTGCTAAGCGTGAGCAGTGCCGAGGACGGAGAGGAAGGTGCCAGAAAGGGTATCGTAGAGAGCCCTGTGTGTGGCTTTATAGTGGTGACTAATGTGGACACTCAGACACAGGTGATGAAAGTGCTGTCCCCAGCGCCCCGACCACTGCCCAGGCACACTCTACTTATCATGGACATCCGCTTCATGGACATGAAATGA
- the selenoh gene encoding selenoprotein H isoform X1: MKTNVTPTCVSGRRGTKRKAEVEEAEEEKLFVEEKKDTGDGENKDRDPKVVIEHCKSURVYGRNAEEVKSALLAVHPELIVVLNPEKPRRKCFEITLLDAGKETSLWTGIKRGPPARLKFPPPDVIVAALQEALKDE; this comes from the exons ATGAAAACAAACGTAACACCGACGTGCGTTTCAGGTCGTCGTGGAACGAAACGCAAAGCGGAGGTtgaggaggcagaagaggagaaaCTATtcgtggaggagaagaaggacacAGGAGACGGGGAGAATAAGGACAGAGACCCAAAGGTGGTCATTGAACACTG TAAGAGCTGACGGGTGTATGGGCGTAATGCCGAGGAGGTGAAATCTGCCCTCCTGGCTGTCCATCCTGAACTGATTGTGGTCCTCAACCCGGAGAAACCTCGCAGGAAATGCTTTGAGATCACCTTGCTGGATGCAGGCAAAG AAACCTCTCTGTGGACTGGAATAAAGAGGGGTCCTCCTGCCAGGCTCAAGTTTCCTCCACCTGATGTCATAGTCGCTGCTCTGCAGGAGGCTCTGAAAGATGAGTAG
- the selenoh gene encoding selenoprotein H isoform X2, with amino-acid sequence MAPKAGRRGTKRKAEVEEAEEEKLFVEEKKDTGDGENKDRDPKVVIEHCKSURVYGRNAEEVKSALLAVHPELIVVLNPEKPRRKCFEITLLDAGKETSLWTGIKRGPPARLKFPPPDVIVAALQEALKDE; translated from the exons ATGGCGCCAAAAGCAG GTCGTCGTGGAACGAAACGCAAAGCGGAGGTtgaggaggcagaagaggagaaaCTATtcgtggaggagaagaaggacacAGGAGACGGGGAGAATAAGGACAGAGACCCAAAGGTGGTCATTGAACACTG TAAGAGCTGACGGGTGTATGGGCGTAATGCCGAGGAGGTGAAATCTGCCCTCCTGGCTGTCCATCCTGAACTGATTGTGGTCCTCAACCCGGAGAAACCTCGCAGGAAATGCTTTGAGATCACCTTGCTGGATGCAGGCAAAG AAACCTCTCTGTGGACTGGAATAAAGAGGGGTCCTCCTGCCAGGCTCAAGTTTCCTCCACCTGATGTCATAGTCGCTGCTCTGCAGGAGGCTCTGAAAGATGAGTAG
- the rtn4rl2b gene encoding reticulon-4 receptor-like 2b, which translates to MVTRCTVTRCGARNFKGGLSLWLILWLVVVKSGGVSACPKLCVCYPSPMTVSCQSQNITIVPAGVPYDSQRVFLQNNRITELRADSFGFETQVLWLYGNNITWIEAGAFSNLRVLEELDLGDNPLQRLEGGAFRGLEKLQSLHMHRCKLAALPRDLFLKLYSLQFLYLQDNQLHFLQDDLFSDLVNLNHLFLHGNRIRALSENVFRGLVNLDRLLLHDNRVRQVNRRAFRDLGRLTILYLYNNSLAELPGQAMKDTQGIQFLRLNDNPWSCGCEAQTLWEWFRKARISSSELMCTSPSHRRGQDLRFLREMDFALCPLPDPGSLAGTTTKTFSTKTRWWFSKHKPASSSKASYRKTTEALGKPQYLPKNPSETFSSKYELSEDEVALPKLDQEEYWANYGNEDASVPCFDLECPPGYNNRAFPSSSSIPSTPSLLHLLSLCIVRFSLHFLFG; encoded by the exons ATGGTGACCCGTTGCACCGTGACGCGCTGCGGCGCCCGCAACTTTAAAG gtGGACTTTCTTTGTGGCTGATActgtggctggtggtggtgaagtcGGGCGGGGTATCAGCATGTcccaagctgtgtgtgtgttacccttCGCCCATGACGGTCAGCTGCCAGTCCCAGAACATCACCATAGTGCCGGCTGGTGTGCCGTATGACTCACAGCGGGTTTTCCTGCAGAACAACCGCATCACGGAACTGCGTGCGGACTCTTTTGGCTTTGAGACACAG GTGCTTTGGCTTTATGGCAACAACATCACATGGATCGAGGCCGGCGCCTTCAGTAACCTCAgggtgctggaggagctggattTGGGAGATAATCCGTTACAGCGCTTGGAAGGGGGAGCCTTCAGGGGCTTGGAGAAGCTGCAGAGCTTGCACATGCATCGCTGCAAGCTGGCAGCTCTTCCCCGTGACCTCTTCCTCAAATTGTACAGCTTGCAATTCCTCTACCTGCAG GACAATCAGCTCCACTTTCTGCAGGATGACCTTTTCTCAGATCTCGTCAATCTCAACCACCTCTTCCTGCATGGAAACCGCATCCGAGCCCTTTCTGAGAATGTGTTCAGAGGCCTGGTCAACCTGGACCGCCTCCTTCTCCACGACAACCGAGTCAGGCAGGTCAACCGCCGGGCTTTTCGCGACCTGGGTCGCCTGACCATCCTTTACCTGTACAACAACTCACTGGCTGAGCTGCCAGGCCAGGCCATGAAAGACACCCAAGGCATCCAGTTCCTCCGCCTCAATGACAACCCCTGGTCCTGCGGCTGTGAGGCTCAAACCCTCTGGGAGTGGTTCCGCAAGGCGCGCATCTCCTCCTCCGAGCTCATGTGCACCTCACCATCCCACCGTCGTGGCCAGGACCTCCGATTCCTCAGGGAGATGGACTTCGCCCTCTGCCCTCTGCCTGACCCCGGCTCCCTGGCAGGAACCACCACGAAAACCTTCAGCACCAAGACCCGCTGGTGGTTCTCCAAGCACAAGCCCGCATCTTCATCCAAGGCCTCGTACAGGAAGACCACTGAGGCATTGGGTAAGCCTCAGTACCTCCCCAAAAACCCCTCCGAAACCTTCTCCTCCAAGTACGAGCTGTCGGAGGATGAGGTGGCACTCCCCAAGCTGGACCAAGAAGAATACTGGGCCAACTACGGAAACGAAGATGCCTCCGTTCCCTGCTTTGATCTGGAGTGCCCGCCAGGTTATAACAACCGAGCCttcccctcatcctcctccattcCCAGCACCccgtccctcctccacctcctctccctctgcatcGTCAGATTCTCCCTCCATTTCCTTTTTGGCTGa
- the slc43a3b gene encoding solute carrier family 43 member 3b: MPGLCETLSLRRALTFTTGLVECLCFAGAMFGWASLVFILKSDGYFSSGCVNATESNATQVLDCTGQDEQFSLVFTIASFMNNFLTLPSGFLFDHFGTTVARLFGIFLYTLGTLMVGFSNAALSIMLFPALSSLAAGGVLFLMTNMQVGNLFGSHRSTIITLYNGAFDSSSALFLVIKLLHEAGFSLRSCFVFLSACSVLHLFRTFFLLPRDKIPYKLPEGYTYGITCGKTKTLSLEHTTTLSPGSVEKPLNQDFAVKPEKSFAECLKSRFFVLQLLWLSVMQLRHYLFIGTLNPMLQRLTAGDPTLVSRYINAFAITQLCGVLCAPWNGLIMDRHKGKTRPPGESEQETDMRASVLSLFLTSLQCVVFSLCASIPYLPLQYLTFVLQVLNRSFLYGGNAAFISVAFPQCHFGKLYGLIMSLSAVLSVLQYPCFALVNGPLDGNPLYVNIALTLFSLLTLIHPLSVFLHCRRLASQRAISSSS; the protein is encoded by the exons ATGCCAGGTCTCTGTGAGACGCTGTCGCTGCGACGCGCCCTCACCTTTACCACGGGTCTGGTAGAATGTCTCTGTTTCGCTGGAGCCATGTTCGGGTGGGCTTCCCTCGTTTTCATCCTGAAGTCGGACGGCTACTTCAGCTCCGGATGCGTCAACGCCACAGAATCCAATGCAACGCAGGTCCTGG ATTGCACTGGACAGGATGAACAGTTTTCCCTTGTTTTCACCATCGCCTCCTTTATGAACAATTTCCTAACGCTGCCCAGTGGTTTCCTCTTCGACCACTTTGGTACGACAGTCGCGCGGCTCTTCGGAAT ATTTCTGTACACCTTGGGTACTCTGATGGTGGGCTTCTCCAATGCAG CATTGTCCATCATGCTGTTTCcagctctctcctctctggcAGCAGGTGGCGTCTTGTTTCTGATGACAAACATGCAG GTAGGAAACCTGTTTGGCTCCCATCGGTCCACCATCATCACGCTCTATAACGGCGCCTTCGACTCTTCGTCGGCACTCTTCCTCGTCATCAAG CTGTTACACGAGGCCGGCTTCTCTCTCCGCTCCTGCTTCGTCTTCCTGTCCGCCTGCAGCGTCCTCCACCTCTTCAGGACCTTCTTCCTGCTGCCCAGAGACAAAATTCCCTACAAGCTGCCCGAGGGCTACACCTACGG GATAACCTGCGGCAAAACAAAGACTCTGAGCCTGGAGCACACTACAACCCTCTCACCAGGGTCAGTGGAAAAGCCCCTCAACCAGGACTTCGCTGTGAAACCAG AGAAAAGTTTTGCTGAGTGTTTGAAGTCCAGGTTCTTCGTGTTGCAGCTGCTCTGGTTGTCGGTTATGCAGCTCAGACATTACCTCTTCATCGGCACCCTCAACCCCATGCTGCAGCGGCTGACTGCAGGGGACCCCACGCTGG TGAGCCGGTACATCAATGCCTTTGCTATAACGCAGCTGTGCGGAGTGCTTTGTGCTCCTTGGAACGGCCTCATCATGGACAGACACAAAGGCAAAACTCGTCCTCCAG gaGAGAGTGAACAGGAGACAGACATGCGTGCCTCtgtgctttctctctttctgacgTCGCTGCAGTGCGTTGTGTTCTCACTCTGTGCCTCCATCCCATACCTGCCGCTTCAGTACCTCACCTTCGTCCTGCAGGTGCTCAACCGCTCCTTCCTCTACGGCGGCAACGCAGCATTCATCAGTGTGGC tttcCCGCAGTGCCACTTTGGGAAGCTGTACGGTCTGATCATGAGTCTGTCTGCAGTGCTTTCTGTCCTGCAGTATCCCTGCTTTGCCCTTGTGAATGGACCTCTGGATGGAAACCCTCTATAT GTGAACATTGCTCTGACGCTGTTCAGCCTGCTCACCTTAATCCATCCCCTCTCCGTCTTCCTGCACTGTCGACGTCTCGCCTCCCAGCGAGCCATCAGTTCCTCCTCCTAA
- the LOC119210962 gene encoding basic salivary proline-rich protein 1-like, protein MSINMLTSRGVVGVSIFVLLIVDICCFSYNQGSNPSASHGSHYSSAASAVHADQGGQSVVWPPKVPKGVIMQHNPSEPHVGPGISKPTAQRGPAPSVGLSSSSGPISSGFRDTSVRKIPAISAQPGAAFQPGPQNIPSAPPNPPSGGEGMSSGIRDVAPSFPEAVSPIEPQYKAGELSQFDRTFDYGNNERETEQQGGQPQPPPPPFIAQESAGQGFAGPPQPVPNPGYGVDFLPFPYDYMFLTGQYPPGTFIHTSSSYDHGRDFWEDVRYERPGREQPVAPVAGFQSPQRIKGPNPLMAGYRPVGGKVGPASSHGGFRQPAGGRNQVKGAY, encoded by the exons ATGTCCATCAACATGTTGACTTCTCGTGGTGTTGTGGG GGTTTCTATCTTTGTGCTGCTGATTGTGGACATTTGCTGCTTCTCTTATAACCAAG GCTCAAATCCCAGCGCTTCCCATGGCAGCCATTATTCAAGTGCTGCTTCTGCTGTACATGCAGACCAGGGAGGTCAGTCTGTAGTCTGGCCCCCCAAGGTTCCCAAAGGTGTCATCATGCAACATAATCCATCTGAACCACATGTGGGGCCCGGCATCTCTAAGCCTACTGCTCAAAGGGGACCGGCACCATCTGTTGGCCTCAGTTCTTCTTCTGGGCCCATCTCTTCTGGCTTCAGGGACACTTCAGTGAGGAAAATCCCTGCCATCTCTGCACAACCAGGAGCTGCTTTTCAACCTGGTCCTCAAA ACatcccctctgctcctcccaaTCCTCCCTCTGGAGGTGAGGGAATGTCTTCTGGCATCCGTGACGTTGCACCCAGTTTTCCTGAGGCAGTGAGTCCAATTGAACCACAGTACAAGGCGGGAGAGCTTTCCCAGTTCGATAGAACCTTTGACTATGGTAACAACGAGAGGGAGACCGAGCAACAAGGCGGTcagcctcagcctcctcctccccccttcattGCTCAAGAATCTGCTGGACAAGGTTTTGCTGGACCACCTCAGCCAGTCCCCAACCCCGGTTATGGAGTTGACTTTTTACCTTTCCCTTACGACTACATGTTCCTCACTGGCCAGTATCCTCCAGGCACATTCatccacaccagcagcagctacGATCACGGGAGGGACTTCTGGGAAGACGTTCGGTATGAGCGACCCGGTCGTGAGCAGCCGGTGGCGCCTGTTGCTGGCTTTCAATCCCCTCAGAGAATCAAGGGTCCCAATCCTCTGATGGCTGGTTACAGACCAGTTGGTGGAAAGGTTGGACCTGCTTCTTCCCACGGAGGCTTCAGGCAGCCGGCTGGTGGGCGCAACCAAGTTAAg GGTGCCTACTAG